From the genome of Diorhabda sublineata isolate icDioSubl1.1 chromosome Y, icDioSubl1.1, whole genome shotgun sequence, one region includes:
- the LOC130451986 gene encoding uncharacterized protein LOC130451986 has product MKITRTEDIIKIEQQQFIDKLLNYFNMKDCKPKRTPMEKGFQYNDKAKILTNILYRQLIGALMYLATTSRPDISYAVSYLSRFLDRVTEETWTAGKRVLRYLQGTKTLGLTYTKHTNSDVILEGYSDADWATNKESRKSISGSIILYGNNPISWSSKKQTCVALSTAEAEYVAAAQTAQDLINVF; this is encoded by the coding sequence ATGAAGATCACTAGAACAGAAGATATCATTAAAATCGAACAACAGCAATTTATTGACAAAttgctaaattattttaatatgaaagacTGTAAACCAAAGAGGACTCCAATGGAAAAAGGATTCCAATATAACGACAaggccaaaattttgacaaacattCTATATAGACAACTCATCGGAGCTTTGATGTATTTAGCAACAACTAGTAGACCTGACATTAGTTATGCTGTGTCATATTTGAGCAGATTTTTGGATCGTGTAACTGAAGAGACCTGGACTGCAGGAAAACGAGTCTTGAGGTATCTACAGGGAACTAAAACTCTAGGATTGACTTATACTAAACATACAAATAGTGACGTAATACTTGAAGGATATTCAGATGCTGATTGGGCAACGAACAAGGAAAGTAGAAAAAGCATTAGTGgatctataattttatatggtAATAACCCAATATCATGGTCATCCAAGAAACAAACTTGCGTGGCTTTATCAACAGCGGAAGCTGAATATGTGGCAGCAGCACAAACAGCTCAAGACCTAATCAACGTATTTTAG